A genomic segment from Microbispora sp. ZYX-F-249 encodes:
- a CDS encoding sensor histidine kinase produces the protein MAERYGPVGVLGLIHEAGLYGSGDEFLEMAVPFVRDGLGRGEPVLVTTTAENLDLLGAALGDDAREVDYAESAYFGRRTAQRAAAFLRYWERNGARGRVRILAEPVWAGRSPRDVVAWKRMESALNVILAGTGVWMICPYDTGTAGPGLVEAAMRTHPSISVGGRERRTSPAYTDPARFIGECDREPLPQAPPGAAAATIGHLHGVRHFAGRQARLHGLAEDKSALLCVAVHEAARYLGLPLTVRMWESFGALVYDLWAGRETGSGCDPLAGFTPPGADERPGDGLWLARQICDHLDIRQEAGGCRIRLRAAASRLQESA, from the coding sequence ATGGCAGAGCGATACGGACCGGTCGGCGTCCTCGGGTTGATTCACGAGGCCGGTCTCTACGGCTCCGGAGACGAGTTCCTCGAGATGGCCGTGCCGTTCGTACGGGACGGCCTCGGCAGGGGCGAACCGGTGCTGGTCACCACGACCGCCGAGAACCTCGATCTCCTCGGCGCCGCGCTGGGCGACGACGCCCGGGAGGTCGACTACGCCGAGAGCGCCTACTTCGGCCGCCGCACCGCGCAGCGGGCGGCGGCGTTCCTGCGCTACTGGGAGCGCAACGGGGCGCGCGGGCGGGTGCGCATCCTGGCCGAGCCGGTGTGGGCGGGCCGCTCTCCCCGCGACGTCGTGGCCTGGAAGCGGATGGAGTCGGCGCTCAACGTGATCCTCGCCGGCACGGGCGTGTGGATGATCTGCCCGTACGACACCGGGACGGCCGGTCCCGGCCTCGTCGAGGCCGCGATGCGCACCCACCCCTCGATCAGCGTCGGCGGCCGGGAGCGGCGGACGTCGCCCGCGTACACCGACCCGGCGCGGTTCATCGGCGAGTGCGACCGCGAACCGCTGCCGCAGGCTCCCCCGGGCGCCGCGGCCGCGACGATCGGCCACCTGCACGGCGTGCGGCACTTCGCCGGGAGGCAGGCCCGGCTCCACGGGCTGGCCGAGGACAAGAGCGCGCTGCTGTGCGTGGCCGTGCACGAGGCGGCCCGCTACCTGGGCCTGCCGCTGACCGTCCGGATGTGGGAGAGCTTCGGGGCGCTGGTGTACGACCTGTGGGCCGGCCGGGAGACCGGGTCCGGGTGCGATCCGCTCGCCGGTTTCACGCCTCCGGGGGCGGACGAGCGGCCCGGGGACGGCCTGTGGCTGGCCCGCCAGATCTGCGACCACCTGGACATACGGCAGGAGGCGGGCGGCTGCCGGATCAGGCTGCGGGCGGCCGCCTCCCGGCTGCAGGAGAGCGCATGA
- a CDS encoding glycosyltransferase has product MDIAIVSAHELTPDTPAIARELGRGHRVTVYTRSKVKGDGVEHVPAGPDVELSESDLLPYISDFSDGLRRRWREHRPDIIHAYSWSSGLAAIAGSEGLGVPVTQTFHSHYDDSRSAAPVRRLECAIGRRARAVIAACADEESELIRMGVPRRNISVVPHGVDIERFRRQGPAFPRGERPRLLHVGHVGADYAVHALRAVPEAELVIAGGDDLSVERLRALAGEHGVADRVEMLGMVPHTAMPKLMRSADLVLSLPPTVPTGTAALEAMACGIPVIASATGAHLDSVVDGVTGFLTRPDRPLEIAHRIRRLLGDATLRTAIGYAAADRARSRYSVERISMELLRVYEKTCA; this is encoded by the coding sequence ATGGATATCGCGATCGTCTCCGCGCACGAGCTGACTCCCGACACTCCCGCCATCGCCCGTGAGCTGGGGCGGGGCCACCGGGTCACCGTCTACACCCGGTCGAAGGTCAAGGGGGACGGGGTCGAGCACGTGCCCGCCGGGCCCGACGTGGAGCTGTCGGAGAGCGACCTCCTCCCCTACATCTCGGACTTCAGCGACGGCCTGCGGCGCAGGTGGCGGGAGCACCGCCCGGACATCATCCACGCCTACTCGTGGTCGAGCGGCCTGGCCGCCATCGCCGGGTCCGAGGGCCTGGGCGTGCCGGTGACCCAGACCTTCCACAGCCACTACGACGACAGCCGGAGCGCCGCGCCCGTGCGGCGGCTGGAGTGCGCGATCGGGCGCCGCGCCAGGGCCGTCATCGCCGCCTGCGCCGACGAGGAGTCGGAGCTGATCCGGATGGGCGTGCCGCGCCGCAACATCTCGGTCGTCCCGCACGGCGTGGACATCGAGCGGTTCCGCCGCCAGGGCCCCGCCTTCCCGAGGGGCGAGCGGCCCCGTCTCCTGCACGTGGGGCACGTGGGCGCCGACTACGCCGTGCACGCGCTGCGGGCCGTCCCGGAGGCCGAGCTCGTGATCGCCGGCGGCGACGACCTGAGCGTCGAGCGGCTACGCGCCCTCGCCGGGGAGCACGGCGTGGCCGACCGCGTGGAGATGCTCGGCATGGTCCCGCACACCGCGATGCCCAAGCTCATGCGCAGCGCCGATCTGGTGCTGTCGCTGCCGCCGACCGTTCCCACGGGCACGGCGGCGCTGGAGGCCATGGCGTGCGGCATCCCGGTCATCGCCTCGGCCACCGGGGCGCACCTCGACTCGGTGGTGGACGGCGTGACCGGATTCCTGACCCGGCCCGACCGCCCGCTGGAGATCGCCCACCGGATCCGCCGCCTGCTCGGCGACGCCACCCTGCGTACGGCCATCGGCTACGCGGCCGCCGACCGCGCCCGTTCCCGCTATTCGGTCGAGCGAATCAGCATGGAACTGCTTCGCGTATATGAGAAGACCTGCGCGTAA